One genomic segment of Acinetobacter oleivorans DR1 includes these proteins:
- a CDS encoding TetR/AcrR family transcriptional regulator: MSKKDDIINTALRLFNSYSYNSIGVDRIINESGVAKMTFYKHFPSKEKLIEECLLLRNTLLQNSLTSALSQHDELDPLARIKAVFLWYSDWFNSEDFNGCMFQKALEEVLKQYPSTHQPATLYKAWLTQLMQNLLNQYDVKEPGPLSLLLVNILEGMTIQAQVEHGSIKIYDYWNRVEKLIDFERAA; this comes from the coding sequence ATGTCGAAAAAAGATGACATTATTAACACCGCATTAAGACTTTTTAACTCGTATAGCTATAATTCTATAGGGGTAGATCGCATCATTAATGAATCTGGCGTTGCAAAAATGACTTTCTATAAGCATTTTCCATCAAAAGAAAAATTAATTGAAGAATGCCTACTTCTACGGAATACGCTTTTACAAAACTCTCTGACTTCTGCCTTATCACAACATGATGAGTTAGACCCTCTCGCGAGAATTAAAGCAGTATTCTTATGGTATTCCGACTGGTTTAATAGTGAAGATTTTAATGGCTGTATGTTTCAAAAAGCTTTGGAAGAAGTTTTAAAACAGTATCCGTCAACACACCAACCTGCTACATTGTATAAAGCTTGGTTGACTCAACTTATGCAAAATCTTCTTAATCAATATGATGTAAAAGAACCTGGTCCTTTATCTTTACTACTCGTTAATATATTGGAAGGTATGACCATTCAAGCTCAGGTCGAACATGGTTCAATAAAAATTTATGATTATTGGAATCGAGTTGAAAAGTTAATCGACTTTGAAAGAGCCGCTTAA
- a CDS encoding Maf family protein, with protein MVQAQIILASSSQTRKALMDRLGINYICISPDIDESPRNETHADELAKRLAFTKAQVVAAQNPHAIIIGSDQVAWREHAPNDFIGKPMTTENAKIQLAENSGRTVFFSTALSVQWLDGNFEQTLVEHYQVKFRTLTQAEIERYIALDQPLHCAGSFKCESLGISLFEKMTGLDQTTLMGLPMIQLCHILRQLGLQIP; from the coding sequence ATGGTTCAGGCACAAATTATTTTGGCATCAAGCAGTCAAACGCGTAAAGCCTTAATGGATCGCTTAGGGATTAACTATATCTGTATTAGTCCTGATATTGATGAGAGCCCTCGCAATGAAACCCATGCCGATGAACTTGCGAAAAGGCTAGCTTTCACAAAAGCTCAAGTGGTTGCTGCACAAAACCCACATGCAATTATTATTGGTTCCGATCAAGTCGCATGGCGAGAACACGCTCCTAACGACTTTATTGGTAAACCAATGACCACTGAGAATGCCAAAATACAGTTAGCAGAAAACTCAGGTCGAACTGTCTTCTTTAGTACGGCACTCAGTGTGCAATGGCTTGATGGGAATTTTGAGCAAACGCTTGTTGAACATTATCAAGTTAAATTCCGAACCCTAACTCAAGCTGAAATTGAACGATATATTGCATTAGATCAACCACTCCATTGCGCTGGTAGCTTTAAGTGTGAAAGTTTAGGAATTAGTTTGTTCGAAAAAATGACAGGCCTAGATCAGACGACACTTATGGGGTTACCCATGATTCAACTTTGCCATATCTTAAGGCAGCTTGGTCTACAAATTCCTTAA
- a CDS encoding ArsR/SmtB family transcription factor produces MKDGLQIEEMKNAADSVVGILKSLANTDRLLILCHLAYEELNVSQIEEKTQITQPTLSQQLMMLRKSDVVSTRRDGKQIFYSIKDDNMHSILNTLHQLYCASK; encoded by the coding sequence ATGAAAGATGGACTCCAAATTGAAGAAATGAAAAATGCGGCTGATTCAGTCGTTGGAATTCTCAAATCTTTGGCGAATACAGATCGTTTATTAATTTTATGTCATTTAGCTTATGAAGAGCTAAATGTCTCACAAATTGAAGAGAAGACCCAAATTACACAGCCCACTCTTTCACAACAACTTATGATGCTACGTAAAAGTGACGTTGTATCAACTCGTCGTGATGGTAAGCAAATTTTTTATTCTATTAAGGACGACAATATGCATTCAATTTTAAATACGCTTCACCAACTGTACTGTGCAAGTAAATAA
- a CDS encoding ribosomal protein uL16 3-hydroxylase produces MTEPLAVLGGITAEQFLAEYWQKKPLLVRNGLPEIVGLLEPQDVQELALEEHASARLIRQKDKNPNEWHVKSSPLTKGDFQKLPKLWTLLVQAVDHYSFDLSELWKKFPFIPQWRRDDIMVSYAPKGGSVGKHFDFYDVFLVQGHGHRRWQLGQMCDANTAFVPNQPLKLLPEIDVQFDEILAPGDLLYVPPGMAHYGVAEDDCLTFSFGFRMPNVAGMMERISDQFSANSLLQNPVVDITRKQMSQIGEINASELSHLKDLVLAQLQDSATLDAAIMSYMSEPKYPDNIPEADEIEADDLKEILHEGYEVLLEPASRLLYTEKNGTLNFWGNGEALFIAESFEQKLKAIANGESLAFDSQFDNDETLENVAHLLNESILMLLPPAE; encoded by the coding sequence ATGACAGAACCTTTAGCAGTTTTAGGCGGTATTACTGCCGAACAATTTTTAGCAGAATATTGGCAGAAAAAACCTTTACTGGTACGTAACGGGTTGCCAGAAATTGTCGGTCTTTTAGAACCCCAAGATGTGCAAGAACTTGCTTTGGAAGAACATGCGAGTGCCCGACTCATTCGCCAAAAAGATAAAAATCCAAATGAATGGCACGTCAAGTCTTCACCTTTAACCAAGGGTGATTTTCAAAAGCTACCAAAACTATGGACGCTTTTAGTACAAGCTGTAGATCATTATTCATTTGATTTGTCTGAACTTTGGAAAAAATTTCCATTTATTCCTCAATGGCGCCGTGATGACATTATGGTCTCTTACGCCCCTAAAGGTGGTTCGGTAGGAAAGCATTTTGATTTTTATGATGTGTTTCTAGTTCAAGGTCATGGACATCGTCGCTGGCAGTTAGGACAAATGTGCGATGCAAATACTGCCTTTGTACCAAATCAACCATTAAAACTATTGCCAGAAATAGATGTGCAATTTGATGAAATTTTGGCACCTGGTGATTTGCTATATGTTCCGCCTGGAATGGCACATTATGGCGTTGCTGAAGATGATTGCCTAACGTTCTCATTTGGTTTTCGCATGCCAAACGTTGCAGGGATGATGGAACGTATTAGTGATCAATTTTCAGCTAATAGTTTATTGCAAAATCCTGTTGTCGACATCACGCGCAAACAGATGAGTCAAATTGGGGAAATTAATGCCTCTGAACTTAGCCACCTAAAAGACTTAGTATTAGCTCAATTACAAGATTCGGCAACACTTGATGCCGCTATCATGTCTTATATGAGTGAACCTAAATATCCGGATAATATTCCAGAGGCTGATGAAATCGAAGCCGATGACTTGAAGGAAATTTTACACGAAGGTTACGAAGTTCTTTTAGAGCCTGCCTCTCGCCTACTCTATACAGAAAAAAACGGCACCCTAAACTTTTGGGGCAATGGTGAAGCGCTATTTATAGCTGAGTCCTTTGAGCAAAAATTAAAAGCAATTGCTAATGGAGAAAGTCTAGCTTTCGATAGCCAATTTGATAATGATGAAACGCTAGAAAACGTTGCTCACTTGTTAAATGAATCTATTCTGATGCTTTTACCTCCTGCAGAGTAA
- the sstT gene encoding serine/threonine transporter SstT, whose protein sequence is MLAFFSRLSLVTKIIIAIILGIGVALLFPNVTPYLSLFGELFIKALKSVAPILVFVLVLSSIANFQVGHSANLRPILILYVVGMLLAAFTAVIVSLSFPSTLFLNTVSHNDLQAPGSLADILKNLLLSFIANPVQAISEANFIGILAWAIGLGLAMRHSSDTTKEVMQDVAHAVSAIIHKVIAFAPVGIFGLVAVTFADAGLATLESYAQLLIVLLGTMFFVALVINPILVALTIRGNPYPLVFKCLKESGITAFFTRSSAANIPVNLDLAERLGVNPSTASVSIPLGATINMAGAAVTITVLTLATVHTLGIHVDFATMLILSVVATVSACGASGVAGGSLLLIPVACSLFGISTEIAMQVVAIGMIISVLQDSTETALNSSTDVLFTAAVDIRSKQAS, encoded by the coding sequence ATGCTTGCATTCTTTTCTCGATTAAGCTTAGTCACTAAGATTATTATCGCCATTATTTTAGGTATTGGCGTTGCATTATTATTTCCAAACGTTACGCCTTATTTAAGTTTATTTGGTGAGCTTTTTATTAAAGCCTTAAAATCGGTTGCCCCTATTTTAGTTTTTGTATTGGTACTTTCCTCTATCGCCAACTTCCAAGTGGGTCATAGTGCAAATTTACGTCCAATCTTGATTTTATATGTAGTCGGTATGTTGCTTGCTGCTTTCACAGCTGTGATTGTTAGTCTTTCTTTTCCTAGCACTTTGTTCCTTAACACTGTTTCGCACAATGATTTGCAAGCCCCAGGAAGTTTAGCCGATATTTTAAAAAATCTGCTTTTGAGCTTTATTGCAAACCCTGTTCAAGCAATCAGTGAAGCAAACTTTATCGGTATTTTAGCTTGGGCAATTGGCTTAGGTTTGGCTATGCGCCATAGCTCAGACACCACTAAAGAAGTAATGCAAGATGTTGCTCATGCTGTCAGCGCTATTATTCATAAAGTAATTGCTTTTGCACCTGTTGGTATTTTCGGTTTGGTTGCAGTAACTTTTGCTGACGCTGGCCTCGCGACTCTTGAAAGTTACGCACAATTATTAATAGTCCTATTGGGTACGATGTTCTTTGTTGCTTTAGTTATCAATCCAATTCTTGTTGCACTTACCATACGCGGGAATCCGTACCCTCTTGTGTTTAAGTGTCTTAAAGAAAGTGGGATTACTGCTTTTTTCACACGAAGTTCAGCAGCCAACATTCCAGTTAACTTAGATTTAGCAGAACGCTTAGGTGTTAATCCATCTACAGCAAGTGTGTCCATTCCATTAGGTGCCACAATTAATATGGCGGGTGCAGCAGTAACAATTACTGTACTTACGCTAGCAACTGTACATACGCTTGGAATTCATGTTGATTTTGCAACAATGCTTATTTTATCAGTTGTTGCTACAGTTTCAGCATGTGGTGCTTCTGGTGTAGCAGGTGGTTCTTTACTTCTGATTCCAGTAGCTTGTAGTCTATTTGGTATTTCAACTGAAATTGCTATGCAAGTCGTGGCTATTGGTATGATTATTAGTGTATTACAAGACTCTACAGAAACAGCGCTTAACTCTTCTACGGATGTTTTATTTACCGCAGCTGTAGATATTCGCTCTAAACAAGCTTCATAA
- the fba gene encoding class II fructose-bisphosphate aldolase (catalyzes the reversible aldol condensation of dihydroxyacetonephosphate and glyceraldehyde 3-phosphate in the Calvin cycle, glycolysis, and/or gluconeogenesis), whose amino-acid sequence MALISMRQLLDHAAEHNYGVPAFNVNNLEQMRAIMLAADATNSPVIVQASAGARKYAGAPFLRHLILAAIEEWPHIPVVMHQDHGTSPDICQRSIQLGFSSVMMDGSLGVDGKTPTSYEYNVDVTRNVVALAHACGVSVEGEIGCLGSLETGMAGEEDGVGAEGVLDHSQLLTSVEEATQFVADTNVDALAIAVGTSHGAYKFTRPPTGDILAIDRIKEIHAALPNTHLVMHGSSSVPQEWLKVINEFGGNIGETYGVPVEQLVEAIKHGVRKINIDTDLRLASTGAIRQFLAENPSEFDPRKYFAKTVDTMKQICIDRYEAFGTAGNADKIRPISLEKMVDRYK is encoded by the coding sequence ATGGCACTCATTTCAATGCGCCAGCTCTTGGATCACGCTGCTGAACATAACTACGGCGTACCAGCATTTAACGTAAATAACTTAGAACAAATGCGCGCAATCATGCTTGCCGCGGATGCAACCAATTCACCTGTAATTGTTCAAGCATCAGCTGGAGCTCGCAAATATGCAGGCGCTCCATTCTTACGCCATCTTATTTTGGCTGCAATTGAAGAATGGCCACATATTCCAGTGGTAATGCACCAAGATCATGGTACAAGCCCTGATATCTGTCAGCGTTCAATTCAGCTTGGCTTTAGCTCGGTGATGATGGATGGTTCATTAGGTGTAGACGGTAAAACACCTACATCTTATGAATACAACGTTGATGTAACTCGTAATGTTGTTGCTTTAGCACATGCATGTGGTGTTTCTGTTGAAGGTGAGATTGGCTGTCTAGGTAGCCTTGAAACTGGTATGGCTGGTGAAGAAGATGGTGTTGGCGCAGAAGGTGTGCTAGACCACTCACAACTTTTAACTTCTGTTGAAGAAGCGACTCAGTTCGTTGCTGATACAAATGTTGATGCACTAGCAATTGCAGTTGGTACTTCACACGGCGCTTATAAATTTACGCGTCCACCTACAGGCGATATTTTGGCAATTGACCGCATTAAAGAAATTCATGCGGCATTACCAAATACTCACCTTGTAATGCATGGTTCGAGTTCTGTTCCGCAAGAATGGTTAAAGGTAATCAATGAGTTTGGCGGTAATATTGGCGAAACTTATGGCGTACCTGTTGAGCAGCTTGTAGAGGCAATCAAACACGGTGTACGTAAAATCAACATTGATACTGATTTACGTTTAGCTTCAACAGGTGCGATTCGTCAATTTTTGGCAGAGAATCCATCTGAGTTTGATCCACGCAAATACTTTGCTAAAACCGTTGATACAATGAAGCAAATTTGTATCGATCGTTATGAAGCATTTGGTACAGCTGGAAATGCTGACAAGATTCGTCCAATTTCTTTAGAGAAAATGGTTGATCGTTATAAATAA
- a CDS encoding DUF2058 domain-containing protein: protein MVKNALQAQLLKAGLVDNKKAKKLTKQAHHEQRIGQSDEPAIKANIEKAQQEKLAKDQALNLEKQQQLEEKALKASIIQMIKHHKISNTDGDSVYQFIDEGKIKKVYISQQVYNALVSGSLVIAKDQDQYAYLPKALAEKIDQKMQGFILMNNAEKNEQATDEEDPYAAYVIPDDLMW, encoded by the coding sequence ATGGTTAAAAATGCCTTACAAGCACAGCTACTAAAAGCTGGGTTAGTGGATAATAAAAAAGCAAAAAAACTAACAAAACAAGCTCACCATGAGCAACGTATCGGTCAAAGTGATGAACCAGCAATCAAAGCGAATATTGAAAAAGCTCAACAAGAAAAGTTAGCTAAAGATCAGGCTTTAAACTTAGAAAAACAACAACAACTTGAGGAAAAAGCCCTCAAAGCATCAATCATTCAAATGATTAAACATCATAAAATTTCAAATACTGATGGTGATAGTGTTTATCAATTTATTGATGAGGGTAAGATCAAGAAGGTATACATTTCTCAGCAAGTATATAATGCACTTGTTAGCGGTAGCTTAGTGATTGCTAAAGATCAAGATCAATACGCTTATTTGCCAAAAGCTTTAGCTGAAAAAATCGATCAAAAAATGCAAGGTTTCATTTTAATGAATAATGCTGAGAAAAATGAACAAGCCACTGATGAAGAAGATCCTTATGCAGCGTATGTTATTCCTGATGATTTGATGTGGTAA
- a CDS encoding phosphoglycerate kinase has translation MNFQRMTDLNLTGKRVLIREDLNVPVKNGVITSDARLRAALPTIKAALEKGAAVMVFSHLGRPVEGEPKPEQSLAPVAAYLTEVLGQEVKLLTDYLEGVEVEAGQVVLLENVRFNHGEKKNNPELAQKYAALCDVFVMDAFGTAHRAEASTEGVARFAPVAAAGPLLAAELDALGRAMQTPEKPMVAIVAGSKVSTKLDVLNSLSSICDQLIVGGGIANTFLAAAGFNVGKSLYEADLVETAKQIAAKVSVPLPTDVVVADASQINFEDFLGSLAAAQAVVKKVEDVTSNDMILDVGPETAKAFANILTTSKTILWNGPVGVFEVDQFGEGTKALSLAVAESAGFSIAGGGDTLAAIDKYNVADQIGYISTGGGAFLEFVEGKTLPAVAVLLERA, from the coding sequence ATGAATTTTCAGCGTATGACTGACCTTAACTTAACAGGTAAACGCGTCCTTATTCGTGAAGATTTAAACGTTCCTGTCAAAAATGGTGTGATTACTAGTGATGCTCGCTTACGTGCAGCATTACCAACTATCAAGGCTGCTTTAGAAAAAGGCGCAGCAGTGATGGTGTTTTCACATCTAGGTCGTCCTGTTGAAGGTGAACCAAAGCCGGAACAATCACTTGCACCAGTCGCTGCTTATTTAACAGAAGTATTGGGTCAAGAAGTTAAATTGTTAACTGATTACCTAGAAGGCGTAGAAGTTGAAGCTGGTCAAGTTGTATTGCTTGAGAATGTACGCTTTAACCATGGCGAAAAGAAAAATAATCCAGAGCTTGCACAAAAATATGCTGCATTATGCGATGTATTTGTAATGGATGCATTTGGTACTGCTCACCGTGCAGAAGCGTCTACTGAAGGTGTTGCTCGCTTTGCTCCAGTTGCAGCAGCTGGCCCTTTATTGGCAGCTGAGTTAGATGCATTAGGCCGTGCAATGCAAACTCCTGAAAAACCAATGGTTGCAATTGTTGCAGGTTCTAAAGTTTCAACTAAACTTGATGTTTTAAACTCACTTTCTAGTATTTGTGATCAACTTATCGTTGGTGGTGGTATTGCAAATACATTCTTGGCAGCTGCTGGTTTCAATGTTGGTAAGTCACTATACGAAGCTGACTTGGTTGAAACTGCAAAACAAATTGCAGCTAAAGTAAGTGTTCCACTTCCTACAGATGTGGTAGTTGCGGATGCTTCGCAAATTAACTTTGAAGATTTCTTGGGTTCTTTAGCAGCAGCGCAAGCAGTTGTGAAGAAAGTAGAAGATGTAACATCAAATGACATGATTTTAGATGTTGGTCCGGAAACAGCTAAAGCATTTGCAAATATTTTAACAACGTCAAAAACGATTCTTTGGAATGGTCCTGTAGGCGTATTTGAAGTTGATCAGTTTGGTGAAGGTACGAAAGCACTTTCGCTTGCTGTTGCTGAATCTGCTGGTTTCTCTATTGCTGGTGGCGGAGATACTTTAGCTGCGATTGATAAATATAACGTTGCTGATCAAATCGGTTATATTTCTACAGGTGGTGGTGCCTTCCTTGAGTTTGTTGAAGGAAAGACTTTACCAGCAGTTGCGGTTTTACTTGAGCGCGCTTAA
- a CDS encoding DUF2237 family protein — MSIHPDPQINRLNVLGEPLASCCFDPITGYFRNGFCHTAVTDLGQHTVCAQMTSDFLNFSQKIGNDLITPLPEVDFPGLKPGDFWCICVTRWVEAYQAGQAPPIKIHACHQAVLSYVPLDVLMEFAV, encoded by the coding sequence ATGTCTATTCATCCAGATCCACAAATCAATCGTTTAAATGTTTTAGGGGAACCTTTAGCAAGCTGTTGTTTCGACCCTATTACTGGCTATTTTAGAAATGGCTTCTGCCACACAGCAGTAACAGACCTTGGTCAGCATACCGTATGTGCGCAAATGACCTCTGATTTCTTAAATTTTTCACAAAAAATAGGTAATGATCTTATTACCCCGTTACCAGAAGTAGATTTCCCTGGTCTAAAACCCGGTGATTTCTGGTGTATCTGTGTAACCCGTTGGGTTGAAGCATATCAAGCAGGTCAAGCACCTCCTATCAAAATACATGCATGTCACCAAGCTGTTTTAAGCTATGTGCCTTTAGATGTTTTAATGGAATTTGCAGTGTAA
- a CDS encoding peptidylprolyl isomerase — protein MKTKHLKQFFKATTLAALISSSMHSFAQPADEVVAIVDNSVILKSDLQQGMAEAAHELQAQKKEVPPQQYLQFQVLDQLILREAQLEQVKKYGIKPDEKSLNEAVLKVASQSGSKSLEAFQQKLDAMAPGTYESLRGRIAEDLAISRLRQQQVMSRIKISDQDVENFLKSPQGQAALGNQAHVIHMRITGDNPQEVQSVAQEVRSKLAQSNDINVLKKLSTANAKVDGADMGFRPLSDIPAELAARITPLQEGQTTDLISVRDGVHVLKLIERKQNEQKALVPQYQTRHILIQPSEVVSLDNAKQIIDNIYKRLKAGDDFATLAATYSNDTGSARDGGSLGWVTPGMMVPEFDKKMQEIPVGEISEPFQTQFGWHILQVTEKREKDMTHEYQERMARQILGERQFNTEIDSWLREVRANAYVEIKDPSLDKKNLQK, from the coding sequence ATGAAGACAAAGCATCTTAAACAGTTTTTTAAAGCAACTACCCTTGCTGCCCTAATCTCTTCATCAATGCATAGTTTTGCCCAACCCGCTGATGAAGTTGTGGCAATTGTGGACAATAGCGTAATTTTAAAAAGTGATCTTCAACAAGGGATGGCTGAAGCCGCTCACGAACTACAAGCACAAAAAAAAGAGGTTCCACCTCAGCAATATTTACAATTTCAGGTGTTAGATCAACTCATCTTGCGTGAGGCACAACTTGAACAAGTTAAAAAATATGGCATCAAACCTGATGAAAAAAGCTTAAATGAAGCAGTCTTAAAAGTAGCAAGTCAATCTGGAAGTAAAAGTTTAGAAGCTTTCCAGCAAAAGTTGGATGCTATGGCACCAGGAACTTATGAAAGTTTACGTGGCCGAATCGCTGAGGATTTAGCGATTAGCCGTTTGCGCCAACAACAAGTTATGTCTCGTATTAAAATTAGTGACCAAGATGTAGAAAACTTCTTGAAATCACCTCAGGGACAGGCTGCTTTAGGCAACCAAGCGCATGTAATTCATATGCGTATTACTGGCGATAATCCGCAGGAAGTTCAATCTGTAGCTCAAGAGGTACGCTCAAAGCTTGCACAAAGTAATGATATAAACGTATTGAAAAAGCTTTCAACTGCAAATGCAAAAGTTGATGGGGCTGACATGGGATTCCGCCCACTTTCAGATATTCCTGCCGAGCTTGCAGCCCGTATTACCCCATTACAAGAAGGTCAAACAACCGACTTAATTTCAGTACGTGATGGTGTACATGTTTTAAAGCTTATTGAACGCAAACAAAATGAGCAAAAAGCTTTAGTACCTCAATATCAAACTCGCCATATTCTTATTCAACCGTCTGAAGTGGTTAGCCTTGATAATGCCAAGCAAATTATTGACAACATCTATAAGCGCTTAAAAGCTGGCGATGATTTTGCAACTCTTGCAGCGACCTACTCAAATGACACAGGCTCTGCGCGTGATGGCGGCAGTTTAGGTTGGGTGACGCCTGGCATGATGGTGCCTGAATTTGACAAAAAAATGCAGGAAATTCCTGTCGGTGAAATCAGCGAACCATTCCAAACTCAATTCGGTTGGCACATTTTACAAGTAACTGAAAAACGTGAAAAAGATATGACTCATGAATATCAAGAGCGTATGGCACGTCAAATTTTAGGTGAACGTCAATTTAATACTGAAATCGACAGTTGGTTGCGTGAAGTGCGTGCGAATGCTTATGTAGAAATTAAAGATCCAAGTCTAGACAAAAAGAACTTACAAAAGTAA
- a CDS encoding YoaK family protein, with translation MPFQRLPNWFQLGAFLLAFNAGMINVLGLITLLHQSISHMTGNVSMLAMSLVEWQPEHIIFLVLVIICYVCGSFYSGFILGSSHFRLGRRYGLPLSLVALFIFLCWLLLPYFPRYGLLWACTAMGLQNAMVSHYKGTIIRTTHLSGVLTDIGLALGYKARGLPVENRRIVLHLLIFTGFLFGGILAALVHPYLKLQAFLLPATLSLVLSISYWVVYLYSPSTSHKD, from the coding sequence ATGCCATTTCAACGTCTACCAAACTGGTTCCAACTCGGAGCCTTTTTACTGGCATTCAATGCCGGAATGATTAATGTATTAGGGTTAATTACCCTTTTGCATCAATCTATTTCACATATGACTGGCAACGTTAGTATGCTAGCTATGAGTTTGGTAGAGTGGCAGCCAGAACATATCATTTTCTTGGTTCTGGTAATTATTTGTTATGTTTGCGGTTCATTTTATAGTGGTTTTATTTTAGGCAGCAGCCATTTTCGATTAGGTCGTCGCTATGGACTACCTTTGAGTCTGGTTGCCTTATTCATTTTTCTTTGTTGGCTATTACTTCCTTATTTTCCACGCTATGGATTATTATGGGCTTGTACAGCGATGGGCTTACAAAATGCAATGGTAAGCCATTATAAAGGAACCATTATTCGAACTACCCATCTATCTGGTGTTTTAACAGATATTGGTTTAGCACTTGGATATAAAGCTAGAGGCTTACCAGTAGAAAACCGACGTATTGTTTTACACTTACTTATTTTTACAGGTTTTCTATTTGGTGGGATACTCGCCGCGCTCGTACATCCGTATTTAAAGTTACAAGCATTTTTATTGCCAGCAACTTTAAGCTTAGTCTTGAGTATTTCTTACTGGGTAGTTTATCTCTATAGCCCTTCAACTTCACATAAGGATTAA